Proteins from a genomic interval of Equus quagga isolate Etosha38 chromosome 11, UCLA_HA_Equagga_1.0, whole genome shotgun sequence:
- the SGSM2 gene encoding small G protein signaling modulator 2 isoform X3, translating to MGSAEDAVKEKLLWNVKKEVKQIMEEAVTRKFVHEDSSHIIALCGAVEVCLLHQLRRRAAGFLRSDKMAALFTKVGKTCPVAGEICHKVQELQQQVEGRKASGVSQEALRRQASASGKAPALSPQALKHVWVRTALIEKVLDRVVQYLVENCSRYYEKEALLADPVFGPILASLLVGPCALEYTKLKTADHYWTDPSADELVQRHRIRGPPNRQDFPAKRPALGIRKRHSSGSSAEDRLAACAREYVESLHQNSRTRLLYGKNNVLVQPKEDMEAVPGYLSLHQSAESLTLKWTPNQLMNGTLGDSELEKSVYWDYALVVPFSQIVCIHCHQQKSGGTLVLVSQDGIQRPPLHFPQGGHLLSFLSCLENGLLPRGQLEPPLWTQQGKGKVFPKLRKRSSMRSLDMEEMGVGRAADYVFRIIYPGHRHEHITINYHHLAASRAASVDDDEEEEDKLHAMLSMICSRNLTAPNPMKDAGDMIEMQGFGPSLPAWHLEPLCSQGSSCPSCSTSSSPYATPSHCSCVPDRLPLRLLCESMKRQIVSRAFYGWLAYCRHLSTVRTHLSALVHHNIIPPTWPPGASGGLTKDVWSKYQKDEKNYKELELLRQVYYGGVQHEIRKDVWPFLLGHYKFGMSKKEMEESPGVPGGQLQRRAWCTSPSMVMVWSEYRWTQRWQRGSSIDSHVQRLIHRDSTISNDVFISVDDLEPPRPPGTEDSRPEPEQEPGPGSPGTAVVEQQQSVEFDSPDSGLPSSRNYSVTSGIQSSIDEGQSVGFEEDGGGEEGSDGSVPAAHAFSEPQDPNQEKTSRPSELEAGEELAAVCAAAYTIEILDTVALNLHRIDKDVQRCDRNYWYFTPPNLERLRDIMCSYVWEHLDVGYVQGMCDLLAPLLVILDNDQLAYSCFSHLMKRMSQNFPNGGAMDTHFANMRSLIQILDSELFELMHQNGDYTHFYFCYRWFLLDFKRELLYEDVFAVWEVIWAARHISSEHFVLFIALALVEAYREIIRDNNMDFTDIIKFFNERAEHHDAQEILRIARDLVHKVQMLIENK from the exons ATGGGCAGCGCAGAGGACGCAGTCAAAGAGAAACTGCTCTGGAACGTGAAAAAGGAG GTGAAGCAAATCATGGAGGAGGCTGTCACCAGGAAGTTTGTGCATGAAGATAGCAGCCACATCATTGCTCTGTGTG GTGCTGTGGAGGTTTGCCTTCTGCATCAGCTGAGACGCCGTGCCGCTGGCTTCCTGCGCAGTGACAAGATGGCGGCCCTGTTCACCAAGGTGGGGAAGACGTGCCCAGTGGCTGGGGAGATTTGCCACAAGGTACAGGAGCTGCAGCAACAAGTAGAGGGCAG GAAGGCCTCAGGGGTCAGCCAAGAGGCCCTGCGAAGACAAGCCTCTGCCAGCGGGAAGGCCCCGGCCCTCAGCCCACAGGCCTTGAAACACGTGTGGGTACGCACAGCGCTCATTGAGAAAGTGCTGGACAGGGTTGTGCAGTACCTGGTGGAGAACTGCAG CAGGTACTATGAGAAGGAGGCGTTACTGGCAGACCCTGTGTTTGGCCCCATCTTGGCCTCTCTTCTAG TGGGACCCTGTGCCTTGGAGTACACCAAGCTCAAGACAGCCGATCACTACTGGACTGATCCCTCTGCTGACGAGCTGGTCCAGAGGCACCGTATCCGGGGTCCCCCTAATCGCCAGGACTTCCCTGCAAAGCGCCCCGCCCTAGGA ATCCGGAAGCGTCACTCAAGTGGCAGCTCTGCGGAAGACAGATTGGCTGCCTGTGCCCGCGAGTATGTGGAGTCCCTACACCAGAACTCGAGGACGCGGCTGCTCTATGGCAAGAACAACGTGCTGGTGCAGCCG AAGGAGGACATGGAGGCTGTCCCTGGCTACCTCTCCCTTCACCAGTCTGCAGAGAGCCTAACTCTGAAGTGGACCCCCAACCAGCTCATGAACGGGACTCTGGGGGACTCCGAGCTGGAAAAGAG TGTTTACTGGGACTATGCCCTCGTTGTGCCCTTCAGTCAGATTGTCTGCATCCACTGCCACCAGCAAA AGAGCGGCGGCACGCTTGTGCTGGTGAGCCAGGATGGCATCCAGAGGCCACCGCTGCACTTCCCACAGGGAGGACACCTGCTGTCCTTTCTGTCTTGCCTGGAGAATGGGCTTCTGCCTCGAGGACAGCTAGAGCCCCCGCTCTGGACCCAGCAGGGGAAG GGTAAGGTGTTCCCCAAGCTGCGGAAGCGCAGCAGCATGCGGTCCTTGGACATGGAGGAGATGGGCGTGGGGCGGGCTGCAGACTACGTGTTCCGGATCATTTACCCTGGCCACAGGCACGAGCACA TCACTATTAACTACCACCACCTAGCGGCCAGCCGCGCGGCCTCGGTGGACgatgatgaggaagaggaggataaACTACACGCGATGCTCTCAATGATCTGCTCGCGGAACCTCACAGCTCCCAATCCGATGAAAG atGCTGGCGACATGATCGAGATGCAGGGCTTTGggcccagcctgccagcctggcACCTGGAGCCCCTGTGCAGCCagggctcctcctgcccctcctgctccaccAGCAGCTCCCCATATGCAACCCCCAGTCACTGCAGCTGTGTCCCCGACCG GTTGCCACTCAGGCTACTGTGTGAGAGCATGAAGAGGCAGATTGTGTCCCGAGCCTTCTATGGCT GGCTGGCCTACTGCCGCCACCTATCCACGGTGCGGACCCACCTGTCAGCACTGGTGCATCACAACATCATCCCGCCCACCTGGCCCCCAGGGGCCTCTGGGGGCCTCACCAAGGATGTGTGGAGCAAGTATCAGAAGGATGAAAAG AACTACAAAGAGCTAGAGCTGCTACGGCAAGTTTACTACGGAGGCGTGCAGCATGAGATCCGCAAGGACGTCTGGCCCTTTCTGCTTGGCCACTACAAGTTTGGCATGAGCAAGAAGGAGATGGAAGAG TCTCCAGGTGTCCCAGGAGGACAGCTACAGAGGAGAGCCTGGTGCACCTCTCCCTCCATGGTCATGGTGTGGTCTGAGTACAGGTGGACTCAGCGGTGGCAGCGAG GCAGCAGCATCGACAGCCACGTGCAGCGCCTCATCCACCGAGATTCCACCATCAGTAATGAC GTGTTTATCTCTGTGGATGACCTGGAACCCCCAAGGCCCCCAGGCACTGAAGATTCCAGACCAGAGCCCGAGCAAGAACCAGGACCAGGGTCCCCGGGCACCGCGGTGGTGGAACAGCAGCAGTCAGTGGAGTTTGACTCTCCCGACTCAGGACTGCCTTCCTCTCGCAATtactctgtgacctcaggcatcCAGTCGAGCATAGATGAGGGGCAGAGTGTGGGCTTTGAGGAGGATGGCGGTGGGGAAGAAGGCTCTGATGGGTCAGTTCCTGCAGCCCACGCTTTCTCCGAGCCCCAAGATCCCAACCAGGAGAAGACCTCGCGGCCCAGCGagctggaggcaggggaggagctTGCGGCTGTTTGTGCTGCTGCCTACACT ATAGAAATACTGGACACTGTGGCCTTAAATCTGCACCGCATAGACAAGGATGTGCAGCGATGTGACCGCAACTACTGGTACTTCACGCCCCCCAACCTCGAGAGGCTCAGAGACATCATGTGCAG CTACGTGTGGGAACACCTGGATGTGGGCTATGTGCAGGGCATGTGCGACCTGCTGGCACCTCTCCTGGTCATCCTTGACAATG ATCAGCTGGCCTACAGCTGTTTCAGCCACCTCATGAAGAGGATGAGCCAGAACTTCCCCAATGGGGGCGCCATGGACACCCACTTTGCCAACATGCGCTCCCTCATCCAG ATCCTGGACTCAGAACTGTTTGAACTGATGCATCAGAACGGAGACTACACCCACTTCTACTTCTGTTACCGCTGGTTCCTGCTGGATTTTAAGAGAG AGCTGCTGTATGAGGATGTGTTTGCTGTGTGGGAGGTGATCTGGGCAGCCCGGCACATCTCATCGGAACACTTTGTCCTGTTCATCGCTCTGGCCCTGGTGGAGGCCTATCGTGAGATTATCCGTGACAACAACATGGACTTCACTGACATCATCAAGTTCTTCAATG AACGGGCTGAGCATCACGATGCCCAGGAGATCCTGCGGATTGCCCGGGACCTCGTCCACAAGGTGCAGATGCTCATAGAGAACAAGTGA
- the SGSM2 gene encoding small G protein signaling modulator 2 isoform X5, giving the protein MAALFTKVGKTCPVAGEICHKVQELQQQVEGRKASGVSQEALRRQASASGKAPALSPQALKHVWVRTALIEKVLDRVVQYLVENCSRYYEKEALLADPVFGPILASLLVGPCALEYTKLKTADHYWTDPSADELVQRHRIRGPPNRQDFPAKRPALGIRKRHSSGSSAEDRLAACAREYVESLHQNSRTRLLYGKNNVLVQPKEDMEAVPGYLSLHQSAESLTLKWTPNQLMNGTLGDSELEKSVYWDYALVVPFSQIVCIHCHQQKSGGTLVLVSQDGIQRPPLHFPQGGHLLSFLSCLENGLLPRGQLEPPLWTQQGKGKVFPKLRKRSSMRSLDMEEMGVGRAADYVFRIIYPGHRHEHITINYHHLAASRAASVDDDEEEEDKLHAMLSMICSRNLTAPNPMKDAGDMIEMQGFGPSLPAWHLEPLCSQGSSCPSCSTSSSPYATPSHCSCVPDRLPLRLLCESMKRQIVSRAFYGWLAYCRHLSTVRTHLSALVHHNIIPPTWPPGASGGLTKDVWSKYQKDEKNYKELELLRQVYYGGVQHEIRKDVWPFLLGHYKFGMSKKEMEEVDSAVAARYQCVLAEWKACEVVVRQREREAHPATLTKFSSGSSIDSHVQRLIHRDSTISNDVFISVDDLEPPRPPGTEDSRPEPEQEPGPGSPGTAVVEQQQSVEFDSPDSGLPSSRNYSVTSGIQSSIDEGQSVGFEEDGGGEEGSDGSVPAAHAFSEPQDPNQEKTSRPSELEAGEELAAVCAAAYTIEILDTVALNLHRIDKDVQRCDRNYWYFTPPNLERLRDIMCSYVWEHLDVGYVQGMCDLLAPLLVILDNDQLAYSCFSHLMKRMSQNFPNGGAMDTHFANMRSLIQILDSELFELMHQNGDYTHFYFCYRWFLLDFKRELLYEDVFAVWEVIWAARHISSEHFVLFIALALVEAYREIIRDNNMDFTDIIKFFNERAEHHDAQEILRIARDLVHKVQMLIENK; this is encoded by the exons ATGGCGGCCCTGTTCACCAAGGTGGGGAAGACGTGCCCAGTGGCTGGGGAGATTTGCCACAAGGTACAGGAGCTGCAGCAACAAGTAGAGGGCAG GAAGGCCTCAGGGGTCAGCCAAGAGGCCCTGCGAAGACAAGCCTCTGCCAGCGGGAAGGCCCCGGCCCTCAGCCCACAGGCCTTGAAACACGTGTGGGTACGCACAGCGCTCATTGAGAAAGTGCTGGACAGGGTTGTGCAGTACCTGGTGGAGAACTGCAG CAGGTACTATGAGAAGGAGGCGTTACTGGCAGACCCTGTGTTTGGCCCCATCTTGGCCTCTCTTCTAG TGGGACCCTGTGCCTTGGAGTACACCAAGCTCAAGACAGCCGATCACTACTGGACTGATCCCTCTGCTGACGAGCTGGTCCAGAGGCACCGTATCCGGGGTCCCCCTAATCGCCAGGACTTCCCTGCAAAGCGCCCCGCCCTAGGA ATCCGGAAGCGTCACTCAAGTGGCAGCTCTGCGGAAGACAGATTGGCTGCCTGTGCCCGCGAGTATGTGGAGTCCCTACACCAGAACTCGAGGACGCGGCTGCTCTATGGCAAGAACAACGTGCTGGTGCAGCCG AAGGAGGACATGGAGGCTGTCCCTGGCTACCTCTCCCTTCACCAGTCTGCAGAGAGCCTAACTCTGAAGTGGACCCCCAACCAGCTCATGAACGGGACTCTGGGGGACTCCGAGCTGGAAAAGAG TGTTTACTGGGACTATGCCCTCGTTGTGCCCTTCAGTCAGATTGTCTGCATCCACTGCCACCAGCAAA AGAGCGGCGGCACGCTTGTGCTGGTGAGCCAGGATGGCATCCAGAGGCCACCGCTGCACTTCCCACAGGGAGGACACCTGCTGTCCTTTCTGTCTTGCCTGGAGAATGGGCTTCTGCCTCGAGGACAGCTAGAGCCCCCGCTCTGGACCCAGCAGGGGAAG GGTAAGGTGTTCCCCAAGCTGCGGAAGCGCAGCAGCATGCGGTCCTTGGACATGGAGGAGATGGGCGTGGGGCGGGCTGCAGACTACGTGTTCCGGATCATTTACCCTGGCCACAGGCACGAGCACA TCACTATTAACTACCACCACCTAGCGGCCAGCCGCGCGGCCTCGGTGGACgatgatgaggaagaggaggataaACTACACGCGATGCTCTCAATGATCTGCTCGCGGAACCTCACAGCTCCCAATCCGATGAAAG atGCTGGCGACATGATCGAGATGCAGGGCTTTGggcccagcctgccagcctggcACCTGGAGCCCCTGTGCAGCCagggctcctcctgcccctcctgctccaccAGCAGCTCCCCATATGCAACCCCCAGTCACTGCAGCTGTGTCCCCGACCG GTTGCCACTCAGGCTACTGTGTGAGAGCATGAAGAGGCAGATTGTGTCCCGAGCCTTCTATGGCT GGCTGGCCTACTGCCGCCACCTATCCACGGTGCGGACCCACCTGTCAGCACTGGTGCATCACAACATCATCCCGCCCACCTGGCCCCCAGGGGCCTCTGGGGGCCTCACCAAGGATGTGTGGAGCAAGTATCAGAAGGATGAAAAG AACTACAAAGAGCTAGAGCTGCTACGGCAAGTTTACTACGGAGGCGTGCAGCATGAGATCCGCAAGGACGTCTGGCCCTTTCTGCTTGGCCACTACAAGTTTGGCATGAGCAAGAAGGAGATGGAAGAG GTGGACTCAGCGGTGGCAGCGAGGTACCAGTGCGTGTTGGCAGAGTGGAAGGCCTGCGAGGTGGTGGTGAGGCAGCGGGAGCGGGAGGCTCACCCAGCCACACTCACCAAGTTCTCCTCAGGCAGCAGCATCGACAGCCACGTGCAGCGCCTCATCCACCGAGATTCCACCATCAGTAATGAC GTGTTTATCTCTGTGGATGACCTGGAACCCCCAAGGCCCCCAGGCACTGAAGATTCCAGACCAGAGCCCGAGCAAGAACCAGGACCAGGGTCCCCGGGCACCGCGGTGGTGGAACAGCAGCAGTCAGTGGAGTTTGACTCTCCCGACTCAGGACTGCCTTCCTCTCGCAATtactctgtgacctcaggcatcCAGTCGAGCATAGATGAGGGGCAGAGTGTGGGCTTTGAGGAGGATGGCGGTGGGGAAGAAGGCTCTGATGGGTCAGTTCCTGCAGCCCACGCTTTCTCCGAGCCCCAAGATCCCAACCAGGAGAAGACCTCGCGGCCCAGCGagctggaggcaggggaggagctTGCGGCTGTTTGTGCTGCTGCCTACACT ATAGAAATACTGGACACTGTGGCCTTAAATCTGCACCGCATAGACAAGGATGTGCAGCGATGTGACCGCAACTACTGGTACTTCACGCCCCCCAACCTCGAGAGGCTCAGAGACATCATGTGCAG CTACGTGTGGGAACACCTGGATGTGGGCTATGTGCAGGGCATGTGCGACCTGCTGGCACCTCTCCTGGTCATCCTTGACAATG ATCAGCTGGCCTACAGCTGTTTCAGCCACCTCATGAAGAGGATGAGCCAGAACTTCCCCAATGGGGGCGCCATGGACACCCACTTTGCCAACATGCGCTCCCTCATCCAG ATCCTGGACTCAGAACTGTTTGAACTGATGCATCAGAACGGAGACTACACCCACTTCTACTTCTGTTACCGCTGGTTCCTGCTGGATTTTAAGAGAG AGCTGCTGTATGAGGATGTGTTTGCTGTGTGGGAGGTGATCTGGGCAGCCCGGCACATCTCATCGGAACACTTTGTCCTGTTCATCGCTCTGGCCCTGGTGGAGGCCTATCGTGAGATTATCCGTGACAACAACATGGACTTCACTGACATCATCAAGTTCTTCAATG AACGGGCTGAGCATCACGATGCCCAGGAGATCCTGCGGATTGCCCGGGACCTCGTCCACAAGGTGCAGATGCTCATAGAGAACAAGTGA